A genomic region of Colletes latitarsis isolate SP2378_abdomen chromosome 7, iyColLati1, whole genome shotgun sequence contains the following coding sequences:
- the Sip1 gene encoding septin interacting protein 1 translates to MSEDEVESFEITDYDLDNEFNINRPRRKLTKKQQMLGIWADDSDEEELSARPSFKTFDKGPKNYTAPVNFVAGGIQQAGKPKDETEEKDDDDSDENTSKLQREFPNSSSSEDERPSMAPLRSSFSLNTDGDIAGLRKKKSKVNPLLIQSGMGSWEVHTKGIGAKLLLQMGFEPGKGLGKQLQGISAPVEAHLRKGRGAIGAYGPEKGPKLADKKKEEEIEEGKDSKAKLSQWRKGDSTVVKKKVKYVYRSVDQVLEDGKLKPSKKVRTSNEMSRVKVIDMTGPEQRILSGYHAIAGGQQRPDESVVVTDTKSKHNFALPELQHNLNILVDMCEQDIIQNDRRTRHLNDRVIALEAEKKNLSKVIDQHGQLIDTLENVLDIVDRLMDETNQMSLQETAEAFKDLQDKYYEEYKMYELGELASSFVGPKIKECLTSWNPIMQPKQPIKLFEQWKSILESGATTLQSRTMQSYDQLVWNAWMPSIRGAIQQWTCRQPEPLIELIEHWMPLLPGWILENILDLLILPKLTLEVEEWNPLTDTVPIHTWIHPWLPLLRTRLDTLIYPIIRRKLGSALGGWHPSDRSARLMLQPWSNVFAKGDMEAFLVKNIIPKLQIALSEFVINPHQQHLDQWNWVYEWKELIPSHIMAGLLDKFFFPKWLQVLALWLNHSPNYDQVTNWYMGWKGMLNEKLLAEPLVKEHFKKALDMMNRAVTGPQSHQPGAMEQVSYLTSLERTQPTISQMPPTAQPRMERLAEAVRTASQIPQGFKDLVQKKCEERGILFMPIPNRYREAKQVYKVGNVQAYIDRNVLFVCHNGMNWMPTHLNALLDMSEL, encoded by the exons ATGTCGGAAGACGAAGTAGAAAGTTTTGAAATTACGGATTACGATCTTGACAATGAATTTAATATCAATCGTCCTAGACGTAAATTAACAAAGAAACAACAAATGCTtg GCATTTGGGCAGATGATAGCGATGAAGAAGAATTATCTGCTAGGCCATCATTTAAAACTTTTGACAAGGGACCTAAAAACTATACAGCCCCTGTAAATTTTGTAGCAGGTGGCATACAACAAGCTGGAAAACCAAAAGATGAGACAGAGGAAAAAGATGACGATGACAGTGATGAAAATacaagtaaattgcaaagagaATTTCCAAATAGTTCAAG CTCAGAAGATGAAAGACCAAGTATGGCACCGTTACGTTCATCTTTTTCATTAAACACAGATGGAGATATTGCTGGTTTACGTAAAAAGAAAAGTAAAGTAAATCCCTTACTAATACAAAGTGGAATGGGCAGTTGGGAGGTTCATACAAAAGGCATTGGAGCTAAGCTGTTATTACAG atgGGCTTTGAACCTGGCAAAGGGTTAGGTAAACAATTACAAGGTATAAGTGCACCAGTAGAAGCCCATTTGAGAAAAGGTAGAGGCGCAATTGGTGCTTAtggcccagaaaaaggcccaaaATTAGCAGATAAAAAGAAGGAAGAAGAAATAGAAGAAGGAAAAGATTCAAAAGCTAAATTATCTCAGTGGCGTAAAGGAGATAGTACTGTGGTTAAGAAGAAAGTGAAATATGTTTACCGAAGCGTTGATCAGGTTTTAGAGGATGGAAAACTAAAACCCAGCAAGAAAGTAAGGACATCTAACGAAATGAGCAGAGTTAAAGTTATAGATATGACTGGCCCTGAACAAAGAATTTTAAGTGGATACCATGCAATTGCTGGAGGTCAACAACGACCAGATGAAAGTGTCGTTGTTACTGATACAAAATCCAAACATAATTTTGCATTGCCAGAGCTCCAACATAATTTAAACATACTTGTCGACATGTGCGAGCAAGATATTATACAAAATGACAGACGAACGCGGCATTTGAATGATAGAGTAATTGCATTAGAAgcagagaaaaaaaatttatcaaaagttATAGACCAACATGGTCAGCTCATTGACACGTTAGAAAACGTACTCGATATTGTGGACAGATTAATGGATGAAACAAATCAGATGTCATTACAAGAGACTGCAGAAGCTTTCAAAGATTTACAAGATAAATATTATGAGGAATATAAAATGTATGAACTTGGTGAATTGGCTAGCAGTTTTGTTGGTCCAAAAATAAAGGAATGTTTGACTAGTTGGAATCCAATAATGCAACCGAAACAACCcattaaattatttgaacaatggAAAAGTATTTTAGAAAGCGGCGCTACGACCCTTCAATCGCGAACTATGCAATCGTACGACCAACTTGTTTGGAATGCGTGGATGCCATCAATTAGAGGAGCCATACA ACAGTGGACGTGTAGACAACCAGAGCCACTCATCGAATTAATCGAACATTGGATGCCATTGCTTCCAGGTTGGATATTAGAAAATATTCTAGATTTATTAATTCTTCCGAAACTTACTTTGGAAGTCGAAGAATGGAATCCCCTTACTGACACGGTACCGATTCACACGTGGATTCATCCGTGGCTGCCATTATTAC GTACTCGACTGGATACATTAATATATCCAATAATACGACGTAAATTAGGTTCTGCATTGGGTGGATGGCATCCATCTGACAGATCTGCTAGACTAATGTTACAACCATGGTCTAATGTCTTTGCAAAAGGAGATATGGAGGCCTTTTTAGTGAAAAATATAATACCAAAATTGCAAATAGCACTTTCGGAATTTGTTATTAATCCACATCAACAACATTTGGATCAGTGGAATTGGGTATATGAATGGAAGGAGTTAATTCCATCTCACATAATGGCAGGGTTGCTTGACAAATTTTTCTTCCCCAAATGGTTACAAGTCTTGGCTCTTTGGCTAAATCACTCCCCTAATTACGATCAAGTTACAAATTGGTATATGGGGTGGAAAGGCATGCTAAATGAAAAATTACTAGCCGAACCTTTAGTGAAAG AACACTTCAAGAAAGCATTGGATATGATGAATAGAGCAGTTACAGGACCACAAAGTCATCAACCAGGCGCAATGGAACAAGTTTCATATTTAACAAGCTTAGAAAGGACTCAACCTACCATATCACAGATGCCACCAACTGCACAACCAAGAATGGAG AGACTTGCTGAAGCAGTTCGAACGGCGTCGCAAATACCACAAGGTTTCAAAGACCTTGTTCAAAAGAAATGCGAAGAAAGAGGTATCCTGTTCATGCCTATACCAAATCGATATAGAGAAGCTAAACAAGTTTATAAGGTAGGCAATGTCCAAGCTTACATAGATAGaaatgttttatttgtttgcCATAATGGCATGAATTGGATGCCGACGCATTTAAATGCTTTATTAGACATGTCTGAACTTTAA